The following proteins come from a genomic window of Streptomyces sp. GS7:
- a CDS encoding SpoIIE family protein phosphatase: MGATDAFPERAVPVGAGPSQPGGLLDVLGVAAVMLDAKGRITLWSPQAEELFGWTAEEALGRYAAPLLVPPEHVDLVLQLFSEVMAGSGSWAGVFPVQHKDGSVRLVEFRNMRLLDERGESYALGIATDQAVLRRVERDLALSVRLVAQSPIGLAVLDTDLRFVMVNPALERLNDLPAEQHVGRHVREALSFLDTDVIVERMGEVLATGRPLIDQFTLGRTAGHPDTDQAWTVSYYRLEDPNGRVLGLATSVVDVTEQHRAATEAARARRRLAVIADASATVGTTLDVHQTARELADVIVPELADLAAVDVLDTVLDGRRPAAVGRDGAARFRALAVSTSGETPAVRAADPTGELASYGADRLITRAVTEARPVLVSRVGPGDLPRIAADGEGAELLRAAGLHSYLAVPLIARGEVLGTLSLYRIGNEVPFDDDDAVLAVELAARAAVCIDNARSYQSERRTALTLQRHLMNHRPLQPTAMEIGFRYQPAQAASEVGGDWFDVIPIAGDKTALVVGDVMGSGINAAATMGQLRTTIRALADLDLEPDEVLRHLDHIAGGLDPAFATCLYAVHDPHREECRIAVAGHLPPVVVRPGRPPELLDLPTGAPLGVGGVPFEQTTVPLREGDQVVLYTDGLIETRDQPIDVRLDILLGLLAEPERPLEELCDRLLSVLRRGNDHDDVALLVARIGRRGD; this comes from the coding sequence ATGGGTGCGACCGACGCGTTCCCCGAGCGCGCCGTCCCGGTCGGAGCCGGACCGTCGCAGCCCGGCGGGCTGCTCGACGTCCTGGGTGTGGCTGCCGTGATGCTGGACGCGAAGGGCCGGATCACGCTGTGGAGCCCCCAGGCCGAGGAGCTGTTCGGCTGGACCGCCGAGGAGGCGCTGGGTCGGTACGCGGCCCCGCTGCTGGTCCCTCCGGAGCACGTCGATCTCGTCCTGCAGCTGTTCTCCGAGGTCATGGCCGGCAGCGGGAGCTGGGCCGGCGTCTTCCCCGTCCAGCACAAGGACGGCAGCGTCCGGCTGGTCGAGTTCCGCAACATGCGGCTGCTGGACGAGCGCGGCGAGTCCTACGCCCTGGGCATCGCCACCGACCAGGCCGTGCTCCGGCGGGTGGAGCGGGACCTGGCGCTCTCCGTCCGCCTCGTGGCCCAGTCGCCGATCGGACTCGCGGTGCTCGACACCGATCTGCGGTTCGTGATGGTCAACCCGGCGCTGGAGCGGCTCAACGACCTGCCCGCGGAGCAGCACGTCGGCCGCCACGTCCGGGAGGCGCTGTCCTTCCTGGACACCGACGTCATCGTGGAGCGGATGGGCGAGGTGCTGGCCACCGGCCGGCCGCTGATCGACCAGTTCACCCTCGGCCGCACCGCCGGCCATCCCGACACCGACCAGGCGTGGACGGTGTCGTACTACCGACTGGAGGACCCCAACGGCCGGGTGCTGGGCCTCGCGACCTCGGTCGTGGACGTCACCGAGCAGCACCGGGCCGCCACCGAGGCCGCCCGCGCCCGGCGCCGGCTCGCGGTGATCGCGGACGCCTCCGCGACCGTCGGCACCACCCTCGACGTCCACCAGACCGCCCGTGAACTCGCCGACGTCATCGTGCCGGAACTCGCCGACCTGGCCGCCGTCGACGTCCTCGACACCGTGCTGGACGGCCGCCGCCCCGCCGCGGTCGGCCGCGACGGCGCCGCCCGCTTCCGGGCGCTGGCGGTCTCCACGTCCGGCGAGACACCCGCGGTGCGTGCCGCCGACCCGACCGGGGAGCTCGCCTCGTACGGCGCCGACCGGCTGATCACCCGCGCCGTCACCGAGGCCCGCCCGGTGCTGGTCTCCCGGGTGGGCCCGGGGGACCTGCCGCGGATCGCCGCCGACGGGGAGGGCGCCGAGCTGCTGCGGGCGGCCGGGCTGCACTCCTATCTGGCGGTGCCGCTGATCGCCCGCGGCGAGGTCCTCGGCACGCTGTCGCTGTACCGCATCGGCAACGAGGTGCCGTTCGACGACGACGATGCGGTGCTCGCCGTCGAGCTGGCCGCCCGCGCGGCGGTGTGCATCGACAACGCCCGCTCGTACCAGAGCGAACGGCGCACCGCGCTCACCCTCCAGCGGCATCTGATGAACCACCGTCCGCTGCAGCCCACCGCCATGGAGATCGGCTTCCGCTACCAGCCCGCCCAGGCGGCCAGTGAGGTCGGCGGCGACTGGTTCGACGTCATCCCGATCGCCGGCGACAAGACCGCGCTGGTCGTCGGCGACGTGATGGGCAGCGGTATCAACGCCGCCGCCACCATGGGGCAGTTGCGCACCACCATCCGCGCGCTGGCCGATCTCGATCTGGAGCCCGACGAGGTGCTGCGCCACCTCGACCACATCGCCGGCGGCCTCGATCCGGCCTTCGCGACCTGCCTGTACGCCGTCCACGACCCGCACCGCGAGGAATGCCGGATCGCCGTCGCGGGTCACCTCCCGCCGGTCGTGGTACGTCCCGGCCGGCCGCCCGAGCTGCTCGACCTGCCGACCGGCGCCCCGCTCGGCGTGGGCGGGGTGCCCTTCGAGCAGACCACCGTGCCGCTGCGCGAGGGCGACCAGGTGGTGCTCTACACGGACGGGCTGATCGAGACCCGCGACCAGCCCATCGACGTCCGCCTGGACATCCTCCTCGGCCTGCTCGCCGAGCCCGAACGGCCGCTGGAGGAGCTGTGCGACCGCCTCCTGAGCGTGCTGCGGCGCGGCAACGATCACGACGACGTCGCGCTGCTCGTGGCGCGAATCGGGCGCCGCGGCGACTGA
- a CDS encoding AMP-binding protein: MPISDQQFRTYVEENLDALSLDPGREALVHQGRRVTAGEFRTLVLKMARALRTQGIEPGATITLLSGNLPETIAARYAANLIGARVNHLYNKLSADSQAAIVRDVETRALIVDPRLAERAAELVELAPVPDVLVLGPAKVGADLLELAAAESDEPFATLARPEDICTIRHTGGTTGHPKGICTTFEQVRWFTGVLPEFEGVRHRQLVCTTLAHAAGYMADTVLQSGGTVVLHDDFDAKEALAAIERERITALFLLPPLLYQLMDHPDRPHTDTSSLRMVTYGGCQASPARLADAVRAFGQVLVQGYGQNEAGGISVLLPEDHDPDRPDRLRSAGKVLPDVEVAIRDESGRDLPAGEHGEVCVRSTMIMQGYWKQPELTAEVLRDGWLHTGDVGFLDGEGYLTIVDRLKDMIVVVGGHVYTTELEDLLNSHPQVLQSAVYGVRDADRMERVYATVVRTPGGDVDAEQLRAMVREVRGTMYEPARIAFADALPLTDAGKPDKKELRRRAEESGDAV; the protein is encoded by the coding sequence ATGCCCATATCCGACCAGCAGTTCCGTACGTACGTGGAGGAGAATCTCGATGCACTTAGCCTCGACCCGGGGCGCGAAGCCCTGGTCCACCAAGGCCGCCGGGTCACCGCCGGCGAGTTCCGCACCCTGGTCCTCAAGATGGCCCGCGCCCTGCGCACCCAGGGGATCGAACCCGGCGCAACCATCACCCTGCTGAGCGGCAACCTGCCGGAGACCATCGCCGCCCGCTACGCCGCCAACCTCATCGGGGCCCGGGTCAACCACCTCTACAACAAGCTCTCCGCCGACTCCCAGGCCGCGATCGTCCGCGACGTCGAGACCCGCGCCCTGATCGTCGATCCGAGGCTGGCCGAACGGGCGGCGGAACTGGTCGAGTTGGCGCCCGTACCCGACGTCCTCGTACTCGGTCCGGCCAAGGTGGGCGCCGACCTGCTGGAGCTGGCCGCCGCGGAGAGCGACGAGCCGTTCGCCACGCTCGCCCGGCCCGAGGACATCTGCACCATCCGCCACACCGGCGGCACCACCGGCCACCCCAAGGGCATCTGCACCACCTTCGAGCAGGTGCGGTGGTTCACCGGGGTGCTGCCGGAGTTCGAGGGCGTGCGGCACCGGCAGCTGGTCTGCACCACCCTCGCCCACGCGGCCGGCTACATGGCCGACACCGTCCTCCAGTCCGGCGGCACCGTCGTCCTGCACGACGACTTCGACGCCAAGGAGGCGCTCGCGGCCATCGAGCGCGAGCGGATCACCGCCCTGTTCCTGCTGCCGCCGCTGCTCTACCAGTTGATGGACCACCCCGACCGCCCGCACACCGACACCTCCAGCCTCCGCATGGTCACCTACGGCGGCTGCCAGGCGTCCCCGGCCCGGCTGGCCGACGCGGTACGGGCGTTCGGGCAGGTGCTGGTGCAGGGCTACGGCCAGAACGAGGCCGGCGGCATCAGCGTGCTGCTGCCCGAGGACCACGACCCGGACCGCCCCGACCGGCTGCGTTCGGCCGGCAAGGTGCTGCCCGACGTCGAGGTGGCGATCCGTGACGAGTCCGGGCGTGATCTGCCGGCCGGCGAGCACGGCGAGGTCTGTGTCCGCTCCACCATGATCATGCAGGGCTACTGGAAGCAGCCCGAACTGACCGCCGAGGTGCTGCGGGACGGCTGGCTCCACACCGGCGACGTCGGATTCCTGGACGGCGAGGGCTACTTGACGATCGTCGACCGGCTCAAGGACATGATCGTCGTGGTCGGCGGCCATGTGTACACCACCGAGCTGGAGGACCTGCTGAACTCGCACCCGCAGGTACTCCAGAGCGCCGTCTACGGCGTCCGCGACGCGGACCGGATGGAGCGGGTGTACGCGACGGTCGTGCGGACCCCCGGCGGCGACGTCGACGCGGAGCAGCTGCGCGCGATGGTGCGCGAAGTCCGCGGCACGATGTACGAGCCGGCGCGGATCGCCTTCGCGGACGCGCTGCCGCTGACCGACGCGGGCAAGCCGGACAAGAAGGAACTCCGGCGCCGCGCCGAGGAGTCGGGCGACG